A genomic stretch from Helianthus annuus cultivar XRQ/B chromosome 1, HanXRQr2.0-SUNRISE, whole genome shotgun sequence includes:
- the LOC110938519 gene encoding 30S ribosomal protein 2, chloroplastic isoform X1 yields MATISTSIASSFKPISTKSNPNLPQTCFRFHLSTTRQPTRLLCVAEETSATIDPTSEAAKRLYVGNIPRTTTIDELQKVFEEHGAMEKAELWNGHVVSECADDLGLQHIPFK; encoded by the exons ATGGCCACAATTTCAACATCCATTGCATCATCATTCAAACCCATTTCTACAAAATCAAACCCTAATCTTCCTCAAACCTGTTTCAGATTCCACCTTTCAACCACTAGACAACCCACAAGACTTCTTTGTGTTGCCGAAGAAACGTCGGCGACAATTGACCCCACATCGGAAGCCGCCAAGCGACTATATGTCGGTAACATTCCTCGTACCACAACCATTGATGAACTCCAGAAGGTGTTTGAAGAACATGGTGCCATGGAGAAAGCTGAG TTGTGGAATGGTCATGTAGTTTCGGAGTGTGCTGATGATTTGGGGCTGCAGCACATACCCTTTAAATAA
- the LOC110938519 gene encoding 30S ribosomal protein 2, chloroplastic isoform X2 — protein MATISTSIASSFKPISTKSNPNLPQTCFRFHLSTTRQPTRLLCVAEETSATIDPTSEAAKRLYVGNIPRTTTIDELQKVFEEHGAMEKAEFFLV, from the exons ATGGCCACAATTTCAACATCCATTGCATCATCATTCAAACCCATTTCTACAAAATCAAACCCTAATCTTCCTCAAACCTGTTTCAGATTCCACCTTTCAACCACTAGACAACCCACAAGACTTCTTTGTGTTGCCGAAGAAACGTCGGCGACAATTGACCCCACATCGGAAGCCGCCAAGCGACTATATGTCGGTAACATTCCTCGTACCACAACCATTGATGAACTCCAGAAGGTGTTTGAAGAACATGGTGCCATGGAGAAAGCTGAG TTTTTTTTAGTGTGA